The Ammoniphilus oxalaticus genome contains a region encoding:
- a CDS encoding transcriptional regulator, with product MKRLYFASLTLFLAFSLTSCSTQTKVTQPEPLDGAIQDAPENEGTLEEAVSQAILAQYNSSAEAETTTEGHIILDTERINGGVKVYMIASYGAFGFENGIFTIVGGTGSIPTIMTFSKDENGGYTLLEYKEPLDGSLYANSLKEMFPPELHTRLFAAHDEYPELVKQQEEQARAYLKSIGRSAEVSARYVEKELPTIHVEASNRLFGEWAKDRTLIHSCPYWLGTKERIENGERYIYETAQRKMSDGSDLLIFQKKKEDGTIVEEEKYKIVGSEPEFID from the coding sequence ATGAAACGATTATACTTTGCAAGTTTAACGCTGTTCCTAGCGTTTAGTTTAACATCCTGTTCAACCCAAACGAAAGTTACACAGCCTGAGCCACTCGATGGAGCCATCCAAGATGCGCCTGAAAATGAGGGAACTCTCGAAGAAGCGGTCAGTCAAGCGATTCTAGCGCAATACAACTCCTCTGCCGAGGCAGAAACAACAACGGAAGGACACATCATCCTTGATACAGAGCGAATAAATGGTGGGGTGAAAGTGTATATGATCGCCAGCTATGGCGCCTTCGGTTTTGAGAATGGTATTTTTACAATCGTAGGCGGGACTGGCTCGATCCCAACGATCATGACTTTTTCGAAAGACGAAAACGGCGGTTACACATTGCTAGAATATAAGGAACCGTTGGATGGCTCACTCTATGCCAATTCACTAAAGGAAATGTTTCCGCCCGAATTACACACGAGACTATTTGCCGCTCACGACGAATATCCAGAGCTCGTTAAACAACAAGAAGAACAGGCGCGGGCCTATTTAAAAAGCATCGGAAGATCTGCCGAAGTAAGCGCGAGATATGTTGAGAAAGAACTACCGACAATCCATGTCGAAGCCTCCAATCGTTTGTTTGGTGAATGGGCAAAAGATCGTACTTTAATCCATAGCTGCCCCTACTGGCTCGGCACTAAAGAAAGGATAGAAAATGGCGAAAGGTACATATATGAAACCGCGCAACGGAAAATGAGTGATGGATCTGATCTCCTCATTTTTCAGAAGAAAAAAGAAGATGGAACGATCGTCGAAGAAGAAAAATATAAAATTGTGGGAAGCGAACCTGAATTCATAGATTGA
- a CDS encoding SDR family oxidoreductase, translating into MKTLIIGANGQIGQLLVQKIQQTNGLTAVAMVRKEEQAATFKKQGVETVVVDLEHSVDQIAAAAKGVDAIVFTAGSGGHTGADKTMLVDLDGAIKSMEAAQQAGVKRYIMVSAIGVHHRDKWLPRAPHYSAAKHYADRWLEQSGLDYTIVRPGPLTNDPGTGQVSIAVDLERASIPREDVAATIVAALKNNHTIGKSFDLVGGDTLIEDALNRFIDQ; encoded by the coding sequence ATGAAAACGCTAATTATCGGGGCGAATGGCCAGATTGGGCAACTTCTTGTCCAAAAGATACAACAAACGAATGGACTGACAGCGGTGGCGATGGTTCGAAAAGAGGAGCAGGCCGCCACATTTAAAAAGCAAGGTGTGGAGACCGTTGTAGTTGATTTGGAGCATTCGGTTGATCAGATCGCCGCAGCGGCAAAAGGCGTCGATGCGATTGTGTTTACAGCCGGTTCGGGTGGACATACGGGCGCGGACAAAACGATGCTGGTCGACTTGGACGGAGCAATTAAATCGATGGAAGCGGCTCAGCAAGCGGGTGTGAAACGCTATATCATGGTAAGCGCGATCGGGGTTCATCATCGAGATAAATGGTTACCTCGCGCCCCGCATTATAGCGCGGCCAAACATTACGCGGATCGTTGGTTGGAGCAAAGCGGGCTTGACTATACGATTGTTCGTCCAGGTCCTTTGACGAATGATCCGGGAACGGGGCAGGTGAGCATTGCGGTGGATCTAGAGCGAGCGTCGATTCCTCGCGAAGATGTTGCCGCAACCATTGTAGCCGCCCTAAAAAATAATCACACTATCGGCAAATCATTTGATCTGGTTGGCGGGGATACGCTAATTGAAGATGCGTTAAACAGGTTTATAGACCAGTAA
- a CDS encoding stalk domain-containing protein, whose protein sequence is MKLLKFILSFTILLLILPYNSGDAHQTSVAQATKRINGKNVSLVYIDLNNKNIEVKPVLARNQIGATESLESMAKRSNAFAAMNGTFFMSYEKGDFKPPWGTILIDRDLKNQGWTGASIGFKQDNTPSIGGITDLHHDDFQHMTSAGPTLLKNGQIVLNPLAEGMTDPKLTTLSGQRSFIGYTADKKLVMGTVPNVTLPQLAQICKQLGLDSALNMDGGASSGLYASGKYITAPGRLLSNALVVVPRSQQPIKIKINGAYHTFDVQPFIQNGRTLVPLAGIANVLQGQVDWEPITRTVTITKDHTTIQLTVDSKSARMNGVLTEIDAPAKIVENRTMVPLSFFSTSLGASVEWNEEERTVEMMTNR, encoded by the coding sequence TTGAAACTACTTAAATTCATCCTATCTTTTACGATCCTGTTGTTAATTTTGCCATACAATTCTGGGGATGCTCATCAAACAAGTGTCGCCCAGGCAACCAAACGGATCAATGGGAAAAACGTATCCCTCGTATACATTGACTTAAACAATAAAAATATCGAGGTGAAACCTGTTCTGGCGCGGAATCAGATAGGGGCAACAGAGAGCCTTGAAAGTATGGCCAAACGGTCCAACGCCTTCGCAGCTATGAACGGAACTTTTTTTATGTCGTATGAAAAAGGGGATTTTAAGCCGCCCTGGGGAACGATCTTAATCGATCGCGACTTGAAAAATCAAGGGTGGACAGGGGCCTCAATCGGGTTCAAGCAAGATAACACACCGAGCATTGGCGGAATTACGGACTTACATCACGACGATTTTCAGCATATGACAAGCGCGGGACCGACCCTGTTGAAAAATGGTCAGATCGTCCTCAATCCACTTGCCGAAGGCATGACGGATCCTAAACTAACAACGTTAAGCGGTCAAAGAAGTTTTATTGGCTACACCGCAGACAAAAAACTAGTCATGGGCACTGTTCCAAATGTGACCTTACCTCAACTGGCTCAAATCTGTAAACAACTTGGACTTGATTCTGCGCTTAATATGGACGGCGGCGCATCCTCTGGTCTGTATGCCTCTGGCAAATACATCACCGCGCCTGGTCGCTTACTGAGCAACGCCTTGGTCGTCGTTCCAAGAAGCCAACAACCGATTAAGATTAAAATCAACGGCGCATATCATACCTTTGATGTCCAGCCATTTATACAAAACGGTCGAACTCTAGTTCCTTTAGCTGGGATTGCTAACGTTTTGCAGGGTCAAGTCGATTGGGAACCGATAACGCGTACTGTAACGATCACGAAAGACCACACGACCATCCAATTAACAGTTGATTCCAAGTCCGCGCGAATGAATGGCGTTCTGACCGAAATCGATGCGCCCGCAAAAATTGTTGAAAATCGAACGATGGTTCCGCTTAGCTTCTTTTCAACATCCCTCGGCGCCTCGGTCGAATGGAATGAAGAAGAACGAACAGTAGAAATGATGACGAATCGTTAG
- a CDS encoding FMN-binding glutamate synthase family protein encodes MNTLTIIAIIVLAILLVMFLTPVVFLMYVYRLDRKQEQHSILKNFPLLARARYFLEHIGPELRQYIMDGDNDGKPFTRLDFQTIVKSGKYLKTVIGFGSKRDFDQAGYYIKNTLIPKQMNELRVDNTEKIQTKMYIEKDYLFSRTDIPTEDTIDKWLLADEDAVVVGPNCKRPFVVKGQIGMGGMSYGALGDHAISALSQGLGMAGGTWMNTGEGGLSEYHLSGGVDIMMQIGPGLNGVRELDGTFSWEKLKEQSLIPQVKAFELKLGQGAKIRGGHLDGKKVTPKIAQTRGVEPWKTINSPNRFKEFHDIPSMLDFVDQIKQHTGKPVGIKIVIGDHSDMEELANQMLDRAKYPDFITVDGGEGGTGATYREMADSVGLPLRAALQIVDRTLITYGLRDKIKIIASGKLFSADRIAIALGMGADLINIARAFMITVGCIGTEKCHTGECPVGVATTDPNLQKALVVEEKKYRVLNYLVTLRQGLYALSAATGLDTPTQYSQEHIVYKTSDDQVVNLRTLNQAAKREQDPPIER; translated from the coding sequence TTGAATACACTAACAATAATTGCGATCATCGTTTTGGCTATCTTACTTGTCATGTTTCTTACACCTGTCGTTTTTTTAATGTATGTTTATCGCCTGGACAGAAAACAAGAACAACACTCGATTCTTAAGAACTTTCCATTATTGGCGCGGGCCCGCTATTTTTTAGAACATATTGGCCCTGAGCTGAGGCAGTACATCATGGATGGGGATAATGACGGCAAACCTTTTACCCGATTGGATTTTCAAACGATAGTAAAGTCGGGGAAGTATTTAAAAACCGTCATCGGCTTTGGATCAAAGCGAGATTTCGATCAAGCCGGTTATTATATTAAGAACACGTTGATTCCGAAACAAATGAATGAATTGCGGGTCGATAACACCGAGAAAATTCAGACTAAAATGTATATTGAAAAAGATTATTTATTTTCACGCACGGATATTCCGACAGAAGATACGATCGATAAATGGCTGCTTGCTGATGAGGACGCTGTCGTGGTCGGTCCAAACTGTAAGCGCCCTTTTGTCGTAAAAGGGCAAATAGGGATGGGCGGGATGAGTTACGGAGCGTTAGGAGATCACGCGATCTCTGCCTTGTCGCAAGGATTGGGTATGGCGGGGGGAACGTGGATGAACACAGGAGAAGGCGGACTGTCTGAGTATCATTTGAGCGGTGGCGTAGATATTATGATGCAAATTGGCCCCGGGTTAAACGGGGTTCGCGAGTTGGACGGTACTTTTTCATGGGAAAAATTGAAAGAGCAAAGTTTAATTCCGCAGGTGAAAGCATTTGAACTCAAATTAGGGCAAGGGGCCAAAATTCGCGGCGGCCATTTGGACGGAAAAAAGGTAACGCCAAAGATTGCGCAAACACGCGGTGTTGAACCGTGGAAAACGATCAATAGTCCGAATCGCTTTAAGGAATTCCACGACATCCCGTCGATGCTAGATTTTGTGGATCAAATCAAACAACACACGGGTAAACCCGTTGGCATTAAAATTGTGATCGGGGACCATAGCGACATGGAGGAACTGGCTAATCAGATGCTGGATCGCGCAAAATATCCCGATTTTATTACGGTTGATGGGGGAGAAGGAGGGACGGGGGCAACCTACCGCGAAATGGCGGACTCTGTCGGGCTTCCTTTGCGAGCCGCATTACAAATTGTGGACCGAACGTTGATCACTTACGGACTGCGGGATAAAATTAAAATTATTGCCTCTGGCAAATTATTTTCCGCGGACCGGATTGCGATTGCGCTTGGGATGGGCGCCGATCTTATTAATATTGCGCGCGCGTTTATGATTACGGTTGGCTGTATTGGAACAGAAAAGTGCCATACGGGTGAATGCCCGGTCGGCGTTGCGACGACAGATCCAAACCTGCAAAAAGCTTTAGTCGTGGAAGAAAAAAAGTACAGGGTACTGAATTATTTGGTCACCTTACGCCAGGGGCTGTATGCTTTATCCGCGGCGACGGGACTGGATACGCCAACTCAATATAGTCAAGAACATATCGTTTATAAAACGAGCGATGATCAAGTTGTCAATTTGAGAACTTTAAATCAGGCCGCTAAAAGAGAACAGGATCCCCCGATTGAACGCTAA
- a CDS encoding DUF4282 domain-containing protein, translating into MFRREKQNERDKTGIRKCEKKKGILNTFLNFDKMITPAIIKIIFWIGLVICVVFSLSLILAGLTAYGGGVQVFIGILTLIFSPIIVRVQCELLIIVFKIHESLVELKNK; encoded by the coding sequence TTGTTCAGGAGGGAAAAGCAGAATGAACGAGATAAAACAGGAATTAGAAAATGTGAAAAAAAAAAAGGCATTCTCAATACATTTCTAAACTTTGATAAGATGATTACTCCAGCTATTATTAAGATTATTTTTTGGATTGGACTTGTCATTTGTGTTGTATTCTCATTAAGCTTGATCTTAGCGGGGCTAACCGCGTATGGTGGCGGCGTTCAAGTATTTATCGGTATTTTAACATTAATATTTTCTCCTATTATCGTAAGAGTACAGTGTGAGCTACTAATTATTGTTTTTAAAATTCACGAATCATTGGTAGAATTAAAAAATAAATAA
- a CDS encoding PTS transporter subunit IIC gives MRTFLKKQGVLLSPREYIITALSYMALGLFSSLIIGLIIKTIGEQIPNPMISEFLTEMGKFAMDTKIMGGAIGVAIAYGLKAPPLVLFSALFAGAYGAELGGPSGSYVAALFATECGKLVYGLTRVDILVTPFVTIFVGFFTGKLIGIPIDQFMTWFGGVINWSTEQRPFVMGIIVAVLMGWALTAPISSAAIAFMLSLDGLAAGAATIGCSAQMVGFAVQSYRENGVGGFLAQGLGTSMLQVPNILKKPLIIVPPTIAGMVLAPIGTVWLKLENNAAGAGMGTSGFVGQIMTFETMGFTSDVLIAILGLHFIAPALISWVIMAYFKKRGWVKHEDLVIQYE, from the coding sequence ATGCGAACATTTTTGAAAAAGCAAGGGGTGTTACTTTCTCCGCGAGAGTACATTATTACGGCGCTCAGTTATATGGCTTTGGGACTTTTTTCATCTTTAATTATTGGTTTGATTATTAAAACGATTGGCGAGCAAATTCCCAATCCAATGATCAGCGAATTCCTGACTGAAATGGGTAAATTCGCTATGGATACGAAAATTATGGGCGGCGCGATTGGCGTGGCGATCGCTTATGGCTTGAAGGCTCCGCCGCTTGTTTTATTCTCGGCGTTGTTCGCGGGGGCTTATGGGGCGGAGCTTGGCGGTCCGTCTGGGAGTTACGTGGCCGCTTTGTTTGCGACGGAGTGTGGTAAACTCGTTTACGGATTGACGCGAGTCGATATTTTAGTCACACCGTTTGTAACCATTTTCGTCGGATTCTTTACGGGGAAGCTAATTGGCATTCCAATCGACCAGTTCATGACCTGGTTTGGCGGCGTCATCAATTGGTCTACGGAGCAAAGACCGTTTGTGATGGGCATCATCGTGGCGGTGTTAATGGGGTGGGCCTTGACGGCTCCGATATCGAGCGCGGCGATTGCTTTTATGCTTTCATTAGATGGGCTCGCGGCTGGGGCGGCGACGATTGGTTGTTCCGCGCAGATGGTCGGCTTCGCTGTCCAAAGTTATCGGGAAAACGGGGTCGGCGGATTTTTGGCGCAAGGCCTCGGAACATCAATGTTGCAAGTGCCGAACATCTTAAAAAAACCGCTGATCATCGTTCCACCCACGATTGCGGGAATGGTGTTGGCCCCGATTGGCACCGTCTGGCTGAAGTTGGAGAATAACGCGGCGGGGGCGGGGATGGGAACGAGTGGGTTTGTTGGACAGATTATGACGTTTGAAACGATGGGTTTTACGAGCGATGTGTTGATTGCGATTCTAGGCTTGCATTTTATTGCCCCCGCGTTGATTAGCTGGGTGATTATGGCCTATTTCAAAAAGCGTGGCTGGGTTAAGCATGAAGATTTGGTGATTCAATACGAATAG
- a CDS encoding stalk domain-containing protein: protein MKNKTRLRVLLPIFGACVILGGTALAKSPVTIFVNGSPLNQANEAKFENGRVVAPVRAVAEAIGSRVDWDAKTQSVNIQTEIRKDEVEQWIRQQGKEKDDYYFDGLSVEEVKDDLNHESFVFAKIDGAVHLGNFFVFHEQANDSYQLIYEQPWRVESWGIKNFSVDGVEIPMYKLTTRSGGTGVDVREAHLMFMNERGQWIESWSGTLKDRSIFQNKQHLIMGGYQLNDDQGQLYYWQTEKTISLENNKQIGEARTTTNVYEFKQGRFVEMN from the coding sequence ATGAAAAACAAGACGCGATTGCGCGTATTGCTTCCCATTTTTGGAGCGTGTGTGATTTTAGGGGGAACCGCCTTAGCGAAAAGTCCCGTTACGATATTCGTCAATGGGAGTCCACTGAATCAAGCGAATGAAGCGAAATTTGAAAATGGCAGAGTCGTTGCGCCTGTTCGCGCCGTAGCCGAAGCGATCGGAAGCCGCGTGGATTGGGACGCGAAAACACAGTCCGTCAACATCCAAACGGAAATAAGGAAAGATGAAGTTGAACAATGGATCCGACAACAAGGAAAAGAGAAAGATGATTATTATTTCGATGGGTTATCCGTGGAGGAAGTGAAGGATGATTTGAATCACGAATCCTTCGTCTTTGCAAAAATAGATGGCGCCGTTCATCTCGGAAATTTCTTCGTTTTTCACGAACAAGCCAACGATTCCTATCAACTGATCTATGAACAACCGTGGCGCGTTGAGTCCTGGGGGATAAAAAATTTCTCTGTAGATGGCGTTGAAATTCCGATGTATAAACTAACCACGCGCTCAGGCGGAACAGGGGTCGATGTTCGAGAGGCCCATCTCATGTTTATGAATGAACGAGGTCAGTGGATAGAGTCTTGGAGCGGAACACTCAAGGATCGATCCATTTTTCAAAACAAGCAACACCTCATCATGGGCGGTTACCAATTGAACGATGATCAGGGACAACTCTACTACTGGCAAACAGAAAAAACCATTTCCCTAGAAAACAACAAACAAATCGGCGAAGCCCGGACGACCACAAATGTGTATGAGTTCAAGCAAGGGCGATTTGTGGAGATGAATTAG
- a CDS encoding MFS transporter, with amino-acid sequence MTIFIYLIIMISFVDTFSQLPIMSPFAQSLGATPFFIGVVVGMYSLTNMVGNIFSGFWIDKEGTRRVLLFGLVASGLVLFAYAFVNTVPQLLVARFLHGLSGGILVPAAFTFLANRGDGAKRGKTMALSGAAVGLAAVIGPAFGGIVTSKFGIEWVFIVIGSLMIVTAGVTRWLLPHTPAQLTEVKQAGQQNTTSFVGLLKVLPLLYAYIGSFSLMFAQGVLAYMLPLKVEALNYGSALSGMLFGVFGITAIFIFILPTNRLFDRFPHEYTMTVGMVIIGAALFLLSMVTGQTVMYGIMMLYGTGFAFIFPSINALIVQHTSAENRGKAFAVFYALFSLGVVVGSFVTGVFDLSADTSFVVGSAVLIVNSIVIWTLSLLALKRESLV; translated from the coding sequence ATGACAATCTTCATTTATCTCATCATCATGATTTCGTTTGTGGATACATTTTCGCAATTACCGATTATGAGTCCATTTGCGCAAAGTTTAGGCGCGACTCCTTTTTTTATTGGAGTCGTTGTGGGTATGTATTCGTTGACGAATATGGTTGGAAATATATTCTCAGGATTTTGGATTGATAAGGAAGGAACGCGGCGCGTGTTGTTGTTCGGACTGGTTGCTTCTGGATTGGTGTTGTTCGCCTATGCGTTTGTGAACACTGTTCCACAGTTATTGGTTGCCCGTTTTCTCCATGGATTAAGCGGTGGTATTCTCGTGCCGGCGGCGTTTACATTTTTAGCGAATCGGGGTGATGGCGCGAAACGGGGGAAAACGATGGCTTTATCCGGCGCGGCGGTCGGTCTTGCTGCCGTGATTGGTCCTGCTTTTGGAGGAATAGTAACGAGTAAATTTGGGATCGAGTGGGTCTTTATCGTGATCGGTTCCTTAATGATCGTAACTGCAGGTGTTACTCGTTGGTTGCTCCCGCATACGCCTGCCCAGCTGACTGAAGTTAAACAGGCGGGTCAGCAAAACACGACTTCTTTTGTAGGCTTATTAAAAGTATTGCCGTTGCTGTACGCTTATATTGGTTCATTTTCTTTAATGTTTGCCCAAGGCGTGTTAGCGTATATGTTGCCATTGAAGGTCGAAGCATTGAATTATGGCAGCGCATTAAGCGGCATGCTGTTCGGCGTATTTGGGATTACTGCAATCTTTATTTTCATTTTGCCGACCAATCGCTTGTTTGATCGTTTCCCGCACGAATATACGATGACCGTTGGGATGGTGATCATTGGGGCGGCTTTATTTTTGTTAAGCATGGTAACGGGTCAAACGGTCATGTATGGCATCATGATGCTTTATGGAACGGGTTTCGCGTTTATTTTCCCTTCGATCAACGCTTTGATCGTTCAACATACCAGCGCGGAGAACAGGGGAAAAGCGTTTGCTGTCTTTTATGCTCTCTTTTCTTTAGGAGTTGTTGTCGGTTCGTTCGTAACGGGTGTATTTGATTTGAGCGCGGATACCTCTTTTGTCGTAGGTTCAGCTGTTCTCATTGTCAATAGTATTGTGATTTGGACGCTCAGTTTACTCGCCTTGAAACGGGAGTCGCTTGTTTGA
- a CDS encoding nuclear transport factor 2 family protein, whose translation MLTEQKMKAALQQYLDGFNQQDADAIITLFADNARIEDPVGSEQIVQGKEAITTFYKGAVKVVERLELDTPIRSSYSNYAAMAFTIHMVIDGQKRVTRAIDVMTFDNTGKIIDMKAYHGPSDSAQPQL comes from the coding sequence GTGCTTACCGAACAAAAGATGAAAGCAGCTTTACAACAATATTTAGATGGGTTTAACCAACAGGATGCGGACGCGATCATTACCCTTTTTGCAGACAATGCGAGGATTGAAGATCCCGTTGGCAGTGAGCAAATCGTCCAAGGAAAAGAAGCAATTACTACCTTCTACAAAGGCGCTGTCAAGGTTGTCGAAAGATTGGAGTTAGATACACCGATTCGAAGTTCGTACAGTAACTACGCGGCGATGGCCTTCACCATTCATATGGTCATCGATGGACAAAAGCGGGTCACGCGAGCGATTGATGTGATGACATTTGACAACACTGGGAAAATTATTGACATGAAAGCTTACCACGGACCGAGCGACAGCGCCCAACCGCAGCTTTAA
- a CDS encoding DUF3908 family protein gives MIFNLDTIYENIHLTDIPKGYERNSIETAINQIKTLGLEEGLLQLYPQGIYTEEMLKLLLFHKNNFTVVSIESKDSRTKLRFETIKYKAIVSIELEMSDRGNKYRQLSLGFGFGNPIKLHSYEDTNMHWSDPFMEKIEHIYRIIRAGIE, from the coding sequence ATGATTTTCAATTTGGACACAATTTATGAAAATATTCATCTGACAGATATTCCAAAAGGGTATGAACGAAACAGCATTGAAACAGCGATTAATCAAATCAAAACATTGGGATTGGAAGAGGGCTTGCTGCAACTATACCCGCAAGGGATTTACACAGAGGAAATGCTCAAGCTTTTGTTATTTCACAAAAACAATTTCACAGTTGTTTCCATTGAATCGAAAGATAGTCGAACGAAACTACGTTTTGAAACGATAAAATATAAGGCGATCGTATCAATTGAGCTTGAGATGAGTGATAGAGGGAACAAATATCGCCAACTCTCTCTTGGCTTTGGGTTCGGTAATCCAATTAAATTGCACAGCTACGAAGATACCAATATGCATTGGTCAGACCCATTTATGGAGAAAATCGAACATATTTATAGAATTATACGAGCAGGCATCGAATGA
- a CDS encoding YwbE family protein — translation MQGTKRGQIKKGTKVKVVQKQDQRSGKLTDGIVARILTNSATHPHGIKVMLEDGVVGRVKEIMNEG, via the coding sequence ATGCAAGGAACAAAACGCGGACAAATAAAAAAGGGGACGAAAGTGAAAGTTGTGCAAAAGCAAGATCAGCGTTCGGGGAAATTAACAGATGGAATCGTTGCGCGGATCTTGACCAACTCAGCAACCCACCCCCATGGAATAAAGGTAATGCTTGAAGATGGCGTCGTTGGAAGAGTGAAGGAAATTATGAATGAAGGGTAG
- a CDS encoding ABC transporter substrate binding protein, whose protein sequence is MGAAQLPVVVGEVELVKNRALITYGIDYYELGKQTGAMALKILNQEAQPQNMPIETQKELKLTINMQAAERFGVTIPQVLLDRADEIVE, encoded by the coding sequence GTGGGAGCGGCCCAACTTCCCGTCGTTGTAGGCGAAGTGGAACTGGTAAAAAATAGAGCCCTCATCACGTACGGTATCGATTACTATGAACTTGGCAAACAAACGGGCGCGATGGCGCTAAAAATTTTAAATCAGGAGGCTCAACCGCAAAACATGCCGATTGAGACACAAAAGGAATTAAAGCTAACGATCAACATGCAGGCCGCTGAGCGGTTTGGCGTGACGATTCCGCAAGTGTTGCTGGATAGAGCGGATGAAATTGTAGAATAA
- the uvsE gene encoding UV DNA damage repair endonuclease UvsE — MTIVRLGFVAMSLELKNASPSQTMTFAQFQKIVDRPAAIRKLERISLSNLQNTLRILRHAAASEIYFYRMTSRLIPLASHEAVAGWDYLSPLKENLREIGDFIVEKRMRVDFHPDHFVILNAKKEEVLQQSLQTLAIHLELLQAMGLDPTHRCVLHVGGNYKATEASLERFAEHWVREVPEEIQRLIILENDDKSFTLEDTLYLCEKLSIPLVFDYHHHLAHHRDPNWTQHWERVTKTWRDSPHPIKMHISSPKSAQAFRSHADFVDVELFFQFLKEIKGSVPQIDCMIEAKKKDAALFRLMEETRGRDDVEIIDGASFRLV, encoded by the coding sequence ATGACAATTGTACGGCTTGGCTTTGTCGCGATGAGTCTCGAGTTGAAAAACGCGTCCCCTTCGCAAACAATGACATTTGCCCAATTTCAAAAAATTGTGGATCGTCCCGCCGCCATTCGTAAATTAGAGCGTATTTCGCTGTCTAATTTGCAAAATACATTGCGAATACTTAGGCATGCCGCAGCATCTGAAATTTATTTTTACCGCATGACTTCACGTTTGATTCCGCTTGCGAGTCATGAGGCTGTCGCGGGGTGGGACTACTTGTCACCGCTTAAAGAGAATTTGCGTGAGATTGGCGATTTTATAGTAGAAAAACGGATGCGTGTTGACTTCCATCCCGATCATTTTGTCATTTTAAATGCGAAAAAGGAAGAAGTTTTACAACAGTCACTGCAAACGCTGGCGATCCATCTTGAATTGTTGCAGGCGATGGGATTGGATCCGACGCACCGTTGCGTGTTGCATGTTGGCGGCAACTATAAGGCGACAGAAGCATCGCTCGAACGTTTTGCCGAGCATTGGGTTCGAGAGGTCCCAGAAGAAATTCAACGTTTGATCATTTTAGAAAATGACGATAAGTCATTTACGCTTGAAGACACGCTTTATTTGTGTGAAAAATTGAGCATCCCTTTGGTGTTTGATTACCATCATCACTTAGCCCATCATCGTGATCCAAATTGGACGCAGCATTGGGAGCGGGTGACGAAAACGTGGCGCGATTCTCCGCATCCGATCAAAATGCACATTTCCAGTCCGAAGAGCGCGCAAGCGTTTCGCAGTCACGCTGACTTTGTGGACGTAGAGTTGTTCTTTCAATTTTTAAAAGAGATCAAAGGTTCAGTTCCACAGATTGATTGTATGATAGAAGCTAAAAAGAAGGATGCAGCATTATTCCGATTAATGGAAGAAACACGAGGGCGTGACGATGTCGAAATAATTGATGGCGCTTCGTTTCGTCTTGTGTAA